Within Desulfolithobacter dissulfuricans, the genomic segment GCGACAGAAAGCAGTGGCCCCCGGGGGCAAGGGGCCGGGCCCCCGCCATCTGGCACGCCTTATCGCCTCGGCCAGGAAGGACAATGTCCATGTCATCTTTGTTCAGCCCCAGTTTTCCAGCTCCAGCGCCCGGGTCATCGCCCGGGCCATCGACGGAGTGGTGATTCCGCTCGATCCGCTGGCGCGGGACTACCTGGCCAACATGGAGCGTATTGCCGGCCGGATCGCCGCCGCGTTCTCGCCAACGGTCGGGTCGTCTCCCAGACGGCCCTGAATACAACCTGAAAAAGAACATGAAGATCATCTCCGGAGGACAGACCGGGGCCGACCGGGCGGCCCTTGACGCGGCCATCAGGCTGAACATTCCCCATGGCGGCTGGCTGCCCAGGGGACGCCGGACTGAAGAGGGATCGCTGCCGTCCCGCTACCGGCTCCAGGAACTGCCGTCGGCCAACTACCGGGACCGGACCCGGCAAAACATCCTGGACAGTGACGGCACCCTTATTGTCTCCTTTGGCCCCCTCACCGGTGGTTCGGCCCTGACCGAGGCCCTGGCCATCCGGCACCGGCGGCCCTGTCTCCATATCGACCTGGAACTGTGGCAGCCGGAGCGAGCTAAAAAAGCCATAGAGCAATGGCTGAGAGACCATAACATCGAAACCCTGAACGTGGCCGGCCCCAGAGCGAGCGGCGAGCCGCGTATCTACCGGGCTGTCTTCGATCTCCTGCTGCAGATCAGCTGGCCTGAAACGGACGAAACACCATGAGCAGATCAAACAACACATCTCGGTTTTCGCGTCGGTCAATCCTGCGTTTTTTCCTTCTCTGTGGCGGAAGCGCTATGGGAGCGCCTCTTCTTACCGCCTGCAGTACTGACCCGGTAACAGGAGAAAAATCCCTTGTCATGATGTCCAGGAGTCAGGAGATAGCCCTGGACCGACAGCAGGCTCCGTTCCAGTTCTCGGCCGATTACGGGGTTATTCAGGATCAGCGACTCAACGGCTACCTGAACCGGGTGGGACTGGAACTGGCCCGCCGTTCGCATCGGCCCGACATGCCCTTTTCGTTCCGCGGCGTCAATGCGGCCCATATCAACGCCTACGCCTTTCCCGGCGGTTCCATCGCCGCCACCCGCGGAATCCTGGTGGAACTGCAGAGCGAAGCCGAGCTGGCGGCCCTGCTGGGACACGAAATCGGCCATGTCTGCGCCCGGCACGCAGCCGAACAGATGGGCAAGGGATTGCTCGTCAACCTCCTGGTGGCCGGGGCCTCGGCGGCTACCTCCAGCGCCGGTCACGAGAGTACGGCCGAACTGATCTCCAGGCTTGGCGGCATCGGGGCCGGAGCCCTGCTGGCCAGATACAGCCGCAACGACGAACGGGAGGCCGATGCCCTGGGCATGGAGTACATGACCAGGGCCGGATACACGCCGCTCGGCATGGTGGGCCTCATGGAGATCCTGCTGCGGAGCGGAGAGCACAATCCCACCGCCATCGAGCTCATGTTCGCCACCCATCCCATGAGCCGGGAACGGCTGGAAACGGCCCGCCAAAATGCTCGTGGCCGCTACCGGGCCATGATCGACAACCCCGATCACCGGCAAAGGTACCTGGATCACACCGCCAGCCTCCGTCGTCTCAAACCGGTGATCAAGGCCATCCAGAAGGCGGAAACCGCCATGGCCGGTAAACAGCTCGATCGGGCCGAAGAGCTGCTGCGCACCGCTCTTGACCAGGCTCCGGAGGATTACGGAGCCCTGGTGGTCATGGCCAAGTGTCAGTTCCTCCGCCGGCAGCCAAATGAGGCTGCAAGCTATGCCCGCCAGGCCACCCGGGTCTACCCGGACGAAGCCCAGAGCCACTGGCTGCTGGCCATGGCCAGCCTGGCGGAACAGAAATATGGCCAGGCTCTGCGGGAATTCGACGAGGTGGACCGGCTACTGCCAGGCAATCCGGACATCCTCTTCTACCGGGGCCGGGCCCTGGAAGGCATGCAGCGCCGGGAAGAGGCCGCCCGGGCCTACGCCGCCTTTCTTGGCCAAGTGCGCCAGGGTGACAAGGCAAAATATGCCTACGCCCGCCTCCGGGAATGGGGCTATATTCGCTGAAGGGTGCTCACGATACATTCCCGGGACCGATAACCGCTCGGCGGGCACGGATCACCTCTTCCCGGCAGGAGCAGGTTGACGGAGCGCATTTTTTCAGGTAACGTTGGTGTCATATTTTCAGATGCTCTTAACCGAGCTTAATAGGGAACCCGGTGTGAATCCGGGACGGGCCCGCCGCTGTGACCGGGGACGAATTTTGCAACATGCCACTGACCTCCTCCGGGGTTGGGAAGGCGCAAAAGGAGGATGATCCGGGAGTCAGAAGACCTGTCTGAAATACATAGAGAGCCTGCCCTCGCGGACAAGGGGCAGATGTATGCTCACAGGGTTGTTCGAGGAAAAATCAGGGATCCTCGGATCAATAACTTTTTGTTTATTGGTCCGGGGATTTTTTTTTGCCTTTACCCGGCATCTCCGGACCGGCACAACGTCATTACGAGGAGATGTGTGATGAAAAAGGAGATTCGAGCGGCCCTGGCCCTGTGTCTCGTGGCCACACCTGGACTGGCCCTGGCAGGAGCGGACGAAGACAGTCCTGCAAACGAAGTTACCCTGGACGAGGTGGTGGTGACCGCCACCCGCAGTGAAGAATCAGTGCGGGAGATTCCGGCCAAGGTCGAGGTGATCGATGGCGAGACCATCGAGCTGACCACCGGCGACACCCTCACCGAGCAGCTCAAGAAAAACAGTTCCATCGGAGTAATAGAGTATCCCGGCGCCCTTGCCGGCATCGGAATCCGCGGTTTCCGGCCGGAATTCTCCGGTATCACCAAGCACACCCTTGTCCTCGTCAACGGCCGGCCGGCAGGGGCCACCAACCTGGCGACCCTGCTCACTGACAACGTGGAGCGGATCGAGGTCCTGAAGGGGCCCGCCTCCTCTCTCTACGGCGGCGAGGCCATGGGTGGCGTCGTCAATGTCATCACAAAAAAGCATACCGGGCCGCTCACCGGTATGGCGGAGATAGGCTTTGGCTCTTTTGAGACCAATGCGGAAAAGACGGCCGTGGGTGGCAGCATGGGGAGAGGCTTTGACTTTGACATCTTTGCCAACCGTTTCGAACAGGCGGACGACTACAAGATGGGCGACGGTGCAACCAGGCCTAACACCGCCTATAAAATCCAAAACGGTTCCCTGCGCCTGGGCGGTGATCTGGGAGCGTGGCGGATCGATGTCAGGGGTGACATCTACCAGGGCCGCGATATAGAAACGCCGGGTGACATAGCCTATGGCAACGATATGTCAGGCCACAAGGATATCGACCGCTTCGGGATGGACGTTACTCTCGGCGGGCCACTGGGCGACAGTACCAGAATAAGCTTCACGGGATACCGCAGCAACGAGACTGCCGAGAACTACAACCACTACTCGGGCTGGTACCCGTCCGTGGTTCAGGTAACCCCCTACCGGAGCTACGACTCGGAGACCGACTGGCTCGGATTCCAGCTCAAGGACGAGTACACCTGGGGCAGCCACAGGTTCGTCGCCGGAATCGATTACCAGGATATCGACAGGGAAAGCCGGAGCTACAACCAGGACGGTACCCGCAGGGCGCCCTGGTCCCCGGATGAAGGCCGGGAAAACTGGGCAGGCTACCTGGAAACCATCTGGCGCTTTATGGATGACCGGCTCACCGCCACCATAGGCGGCCGCTACGACACCTTTGAGGTGGAGACCAAACCAACGCCCTACAAAACCGATTTTACGCCCAACTCTGAAGATTTTTCAACCTTCAGCCCCCGGGCCGGCCTGAACTACAACCTTGACCTGGGACTCCGGTTGCACACCACCATCGGCAAGGCCTTTGTTCCGCCGACCGCGGCCCAGCTTGCCGGCTATGCGGAAACGGACGTTGGCGGGGTCACCATGGTCACCCGGGGCAATCCGGACCTGAACCCCGAGTCCTCGATCACCTGGGATAT encodes:
- a CDS encoding M48 family metalloprotease; protein product: MMSRSQEIALDRQQAPFQFSADYGVIQDQRLNGYLNRVGLELARRSHRPDMPFSFRGVNAAHINAYAFPGGSIAATRGILVELQSEAELAALLGHEIGHVCARHAAEQMGKGLLVNLLVAGASAATSSAGHESTAELISRLGGIGAGALLARYSRNDEREADALGMEYMTRAGYTPLGMVGLMEILLRSGEHNPTAIELMFATHPMSRERLETARQNARGRYRAMIDNPDHRQRYLDHTASLRRLKPVIKAIQKAETAMAGKQLDRAEELLRTALDQAPEDYGALVVMAKCQFLRRQPNEAASYARQATRVYPDEAQSHWLLAMASLAEQKYGQALREFDEVDRLLPGNPDILFYRGRALEGMQRREEAARAYAAFLGQVRQGDKAKYAYARLREWGYIR
- a CDS encoding putative molybdenum carrier protein, which encodes MKIISGGQTGADRAALDAAIRLNIPHGGWLPRGRRTEEGSLPSRYRLQELPSANYRDRTRQNILDSDGTLIVSFGPLTGGSALTEALAIRHRRPCLHIDLELWQPERAKKAIEQWLRDHNIETLNVAGPRASGEPRIYRAVFDLLLQISWPETDETP
- a CDS encoding TonB-dependent receptor plug domain-containing protein; the protein is MKKEIRAALALCLVATPGLALAGADEDSPANEVTLDEVVVTATRSEESVREIPAKVEVIDGETIELTTGDTLTEQLKKNSSIGVIEYPGALAGIGIRGFRPEFSGITKHTLVLVNGRPAGATNLATLLTDNVERIEVLKGPASSLYGGEAMGGVVNVITKKHTGPLTGMAEIGFGSFETNAEKTAVGGSMGRGFDFDIFANRFEQADDYKMGDGATRPNTAYKIQNGSLRLGGDLGAWRIDVRGDIYQGRDIETPGDIAYGNDMSGHKDIDRFGMDVTLGGPLGDSTRISFTGYRSNETAENYNHYSGWYPSVVQVTPYRSYDSETDWLGFQLKDEYTWGSHRFVAGIDYQDIDRESRSYNQDGTRRAPWSPDEGRENWAGYLETIWRFMDDRLTATIGGRYDTFEVETKPTPYKTDFTPNSEDFSTFSPRAGLNYNLDLGLRLHTTIGKAFVPPTAAQLAGYAETDVGGVTMVTRGNPDLNPESSITWDIGIGYAQPRLGLSMDVTYFHTDVDDKITTITVGNTTTYENSLSAEMEGLETEFSFDIGAPMNWDRSLELFVNATHMFKAEEEQPDGTMSDIHNVADYTINYGLRYSDDMFDARLHFRSQGRMKDTDWTAPGYPEIEYPSFTVADLVVGMSFKEHHRLTLKVDNLFDEYYYEKTGYPKPGRGLYLSYRYAF